GCGCTTCGCCAGATCGAGGCCTCTGCTCCTGACCTGGTGATCAGCGATCTGCGGATGCCGCACATGACGGGCTTCGAGCTGCTCCGCATCATGCGCGCGCGCTTCCCGGAGATCCCGGTGATCGCGGTGAGTGGCGAGGTGGACGGCGAAACGTCGCTGCCGGGCGTGATCGCGGACGCGGTGTTCGCCAAGGGCAGCTTCACCACGCCCCGCTTCCGGGCGGTGATCGCCGGCCTGCTCGCCATCCCGCCGCGGCGCGATGAGGCGGATGGTCGCAAGAAAAACCGCGCCGAGAAAAGCGACAGCGCGAGCGCCGCGGTGGTGGAGGTCGCGGTGGAGGAGATCGCTGCCGAGGACACTGCTACCGAGAACGTCGTGGCCAGCAAGGGATTCCACGGAGTGGCAGACATGAGGGCCGTCCTCGGAAGGCTGGCGGAGAGGGTCCGGCCCGCCGCGGCGCTCTCCCTCAGCCCGGCGTCTGGCATCGACCATGGAACGGATGGAACGGATGGAGCGGATGGAGCGGATGGAGCGTCTGGAGCGGCCGGTTCGGAACCGCGCTCCGCGTTCGGCACGTCGTTCGACTAGCACCCCAGCGACTAGCACCCCAGCGACTAGCACCCCCAGCGACCAGCACATCCGGCGTATAAGAGTGCGTTGATGAACTGACTCTGGCCTCAGCCGCTGGTATTCGATCTTCTCAACGTGACGCGGTGGCGTATGCGCTTGGCGATCTTCTTCTGCCGCTTGGCTTCGGCGTACTTGTCCAGTATCGGTCGCGGCGGCTGAGGCTTTGCAACCGGCCGGGGCGCGGGCGGTGGTGCGACCGCATTTGCGGTGGACGGCGGGGGCGCGGCGGTCGCTTGCGGGGCAGCCTGCTTTGGCTTTGCATCCGGCTTTACGCCGGTGGGCTTTGTTCCTGCCGGCT
This DNA window, taken from Acidobacteriota bacterium, encodes the following:
- a CDS encoding response regulator → MADHAVSIPSSVEIAGRNSASAGLHLAAERAGSRRSPRLLVVDDDAAIRELAIALLGAEGYDVVTAEDGLDALRQIEASAPDLVISDLRMPHMTGFELLRIMRARFPEIPVIAVSGEVDGETSLPGVIADAVFAKGSFTTPRFRAVIAGLLAIPPRRDEADGRKKNRAEKSDSASAAVVEVAVEEIAAEDTATENVVASKGFHGVADMRAVLGRLAERVRPAAALSLSPASGIDHGTDGTDGADGADGASGAAGSEPRSAFGTSFD